One Cohnella candidum genomic region harbors:
- the comER gene encoding late competence protein ComER gives MKVGFIGAGSMGSLLVGAFLEAGAMRPENVTVATRTRSKAEALAQRFPGLRPASSNAEAAIGADLLFLCVKPSDFRSVLSDIAPVLLPGQIAISITSPVMLEQLEERLPCKVAKIVPSIVNATGSGASLVMWGTRLTPEDRAIVTELFSAISRPIEIREREVRAASDLSSCGPAFFAYLLGEFAEAAVRHAGMSPETASCMAAEMLLGTARLLTEHGFTTQQLQERVSVPGGITAAALETLRNATAGAFPAVFQVTHEKFREDAEKVREALEN, from the coding sequence ATGAAAGTCGGCTTCATCGGCGCGGGCAGCATGGGAAGCTTGCTGGTCGGGGCTTTTCTGGAGGCCGGAGCGATGCGTCCCGAAAACGTCACCGTCGCGACCCGAACCCGCTCAAAGGCCGAAGCGTTGGCGCAGCGGTTTCCCGGCTTGCGTCCGGCATCCTCGAATGCCGAGGCCGCCATCGGCGCGGATCTGCTGTTCCTCTGCGTGAAACCGTCCGACTTCCGGTCCGTCCTGTCGGATATCGCCCCGGTTTTGCTTCCCGGCCAGATCGCGATCAGCATTACGAGCCCCGTGATGCTGGAGCAGTTGGAAGAACGGCTGCCTTGCAAAGTCGCGAAGATCGTCCCCAGCATCGTGAACGCTACCGGTTCCGGAGCTTCCCTGGTCATGTGGGGTACCCGGCTTACGCCGGAAGACCGGGCCATCGTGACGGAGCTGTTCTCGGCCATCAGCCGGCCGATCGAAATCCGGGAACGCGAGGTCCGCGCCGCGTCGGACCTGTCCAGCTGCGGACCGGCGTTTTTCGCCTATCTGCTGGGCGAGTTCGCCGAGGCGGCCGTCCGGCACGCGGGCATGTCTCCCGAAACCGCGTCTTGCATGGCGGCCGAGATGCTGCTCGGAACCGCCAGGCTGCTGACCGAACACGGCTTCACCACTCAACAGCTGCAGGAGCGCGTGTCCGTGCCCGGAGGCATAACCGCAGCGGCCCTGGAAACGCTCCGAAACGCCACGGCCGGAGCCTTTCCCGCCGTCTTCCAGGTCACGCACGAGAAGTTCCGGGAAGATGCGGAGAAAGTCCGCGAAGCGTTGGAAAATTAA
- a CDS encoding ComEA family DNA-binding protein, giving the protein MAPRFADGSGKSRKGLYGGLAAVSGIALLAYSLGTHKESGIPGWQPANTALQATLAEGEAPVEVSRKPTEEPAVSPSMQASPPPAAAGSGAPSPLPANPAPLDLNRATESELDTLPGIGPAKAKAIVAYRDDRKGFRSVDELLEVKGIGAKLLERIRPLVTLSPGAAGGG; this is encoded by the coding sequence ATGGCACCGAGGTTCGCGGATGGATCGGGGAAAAGCCGAAAAGGCTTGTACGGCGGGCTTGCGGCCGTTTCCGGAATCGCATTGCTGGCGTATTCCCTTGGAACGCATAAGGAATCGGGGATTCCCGGATGGCAGCCGGCGAATACCGCTTTGCAGGCGACGCTGGCTGAAGGGGAGGCTCCGGTTGAGGTCAGTAGAAAACCGACCGAGGAGCCGGCCGTTTCCCCTTCTATGCAGGCTTCACCTCCACCCGCGGCGGCGGGGTCGGGGGCGCCTTCTCCCCTGCCGGCCAATCCTGCGCCGCTCGACTTGAACCGCGCGACGGAATCGGAGCTGGACACCCTTCCCGGCATCGGACCGGCGAAAGCGAAGGCGATCGTCGCGTACCGCGACGATCGCAAAGGTTTTCGGTCGGTCGACGAGCTGCTTGAGGTCAAAGGAATCGGAGCGAAGCTGCTGGAGCGGATCCGTCCTCTTGTCACGCTATCCCCGGGCGCCGCGGGCGGAGGCTGA
- a CDS encoding deoxycytidylate deaminase, with the protein MPASVRKDWDTYFMDIAFMASTRSRCPRRHVGSVLVQGKKLLGTAYNGAPMGVPDCSEDGCMIVEEFEPAAGTESPGGIKVKQRCIRTIHAEQNLLLFTDRIDREGSVVYVTDQPCWTCANMLANSGIVEIVFHRVYPKDYDKVAALMKQRGIGFRQIDGYVPPPDTEVQDAI; encoded by the coding sequence ATGCCCGCATCCGTGCGCAAAGATTGGGACACTTATTTCATGGATATCGCCTTCATGGCTTCAACACGCTCCCGATGCCCCCGGCGCCATGTCGGCTCGGTGCTCGTCCAGGGGAAAAAGCTGCTTGGAACCGCCTATAACGGCGCTCCGATGGGCGTGCCGGACTGCTCGGAGGACGGCTGCATGATCGTGGAGGAGTTCGAGCCGGCTGCCGGCACGGAATCCCCCGGCGGCATCAAAGTGAAGCAGCGCTGCATCCGGACGATCCATGCGGAGCAGAACCTGCTCCTGTTTACAGACAGGATCGACCGCGAAGGCTCCGTCGTGTACGTGACCGACCAGCCTTGCTGGACCTGTGCCAACATGCTGGCCAACAGCGGCATCGTGGAAATCGTCTTTCACCGCGTGTACCCGAAAGACTACGACAAAGTGGCCGCGCTCATGAAGCAGCGGGGTATCGGGTTCCGCCAAATCGACGGCTACGTGCCGCCGCCGGATACCGAAGTGCAGGATGCCATATAA
- a CDS encoding DNA internalization-related competence protein ComEC/Rec2 — MNRRPLVVFACFWLFGASVPSLWQGLEVTAACGSAALLLGGSWFSGRLSGRLACVSAMAMLLAFGERAWVDHAAQSELTSRWSANGVPEQTSLEGAIASPPEVDGDTATFRLAARRLEEGESTGIAIHETVMVRVKLKAKPEQETAGLWKRGDRVRVTGAPEQPGDAGNIGSFDYRRYLERQGVYWQWSVQGAESVQTAEGTVSWTTVPLRKIDELRARIGRLMGELYPGRDAGYMKGLVVGITDEIDPAQYDSFSRLGLTHVLAISGLHVAVVVFVLLRLGAVCRLTRERSIDIAFAAMPFYMLVTGASPSAVRACLMAMIALALARRNRLKDGLHLLAAAAILMTAWNPRVVEDVSFQLSFAVTAGLLLATSSVSTALGGVRPRFLRDALAVGITAQAISFPLTVYYFHGMHLLSLPANLLLVPFISFAVLPLGMASVVLGAAWLPLGAVPATLASYGNRITFGIVEYLNRAESLKTVWPQPSLIWVAAAYILIGLTVWRMRVREAVRREPETFSGAEEDSTVPLEDPTLLIEDEEISAPPRWRRVAAGGAVLLVWAGWLIWGYQPWFLDRNAYVEFLDVGQGDGILVRTGAGRHLLIDAGGTVVFRKPGDEWREKRDPYEVGRKLLVPLLKQRGVRTLDALVLTHLDADHIGGAEAVLREVPVRALIWNGTWKKNAGTERLFREAERRGIPVYAARAGMEWTLDESASLNVLFPSPSASAAGDAVPAALPLLDKQNENSVVLMLNLYGRRFLLTGDVEAPGEAAILRGESSGNPNPLAPVDVMKAGHHGSKTSTTPEWVARWKPAETVISVGRKNLYGHPNADVIARLSASGSALFRTDRNGEIRYRVTPGGVLWRQVKRVSAETNIRQGT; from the coding sequence ATGAACCGGAGGCCGCTTGTCGTTTTCGCTTGCTTCTGGCTGTTCGGCGCTTCCGTTCCTTCCCTGTGGCAAGGGCTTGAGGTGACGGCGGCGTGCGGCTCCGCCGCTCTCCTCTTAGGCGGAAGTTGGTTCTCCGGGCGTCTATCCGGCAGATTGGCGTGCGTGAGCGCCATGGCGATGCTGCTCGCTTTCGGCGAACGCGCTTGGGTGGATCATGCCGCCCAATCGGAGCTTACGAGTCGATGGTCGGCGAATGGCGTACCCGAACAAACTTCTTTGGAGGGGGCTATCGCTTCGCCGCCCGAGGTGGATGGAGATACGGCGACGTTTCGGCTGGCAGCTCGAAGGTTGGAGGAAGGAGAGTCCACTGGCATCGCGATTCACGAAACGGTGATGGTCAGAGTCAAATTGAAGGCGAAGCCGGAGCAGGAAACGGCAGGGCTCTGGAAACGAGGCGACCGGGTGCGGGTGACTGGGGCGCCCGAGCAGCCGGGCGACGCCGGCAATATCGGCTCGTTCGACTATCGCCGTTACTTGGAGCGCCAAGGGGTTTATTGGCAATGGTCGGTTCAGGGTGCGGAGTCCGTACAAACGGCGGAGGGAACCGTCTCTTGGACGACTGTCCCGCTGCGGAAGATCGACGAGCTTCGAGCCCGGATCGGCCGGCTCATGGGTGAGCTTTACCCCGGCCGAGATGCGGGATACATGAAGGGGTTGGTCGTCGGCATCACGGACGAGATCGACCCGGCGCAGTACGACAGCTTTTCGAGACTGGGACTGACGCACGTGCTCGCCATTTCCGGACTTCATGTCGCGGTGGTCGTGTTCGTTCTGCTTCGCCTGGGCGCCGTTTGCCGGCTGACGAGGGAGCGTTCGATCGACATCGCGTTCGCCGCCATGCCCTTCTACATGCTCGTGACGGGAGCTTCTCCATCCGCGGTCCGCGCCTGCCTCATGGCGATGATCGCGCTCGCCTTGGCGAGGCGGAACCGTCTGAAGGACGGCTTGCATTTGCTGGCGGCCGCGGCGATCCTCATGACGGCTTGGAACCCCCGCGTCGTGGAAGACGTGAGCTTCCAGCTTTCCTTCGCGGTTACCGCCGGGCTGCTCCTGGCGACGTCCTCCGTATCGACTGCGCTGGGCGGCGTTCGTCCCCGGTTCCTTCGCGACGCCTTGGCGGTAGGCATCACGGCCCAAGCGATTTCGTTTCCGCTGACCGTCTATTATTTTCACGGCATGCATCTACTGTCGCTGCCCGCCAATCTTCTTCTCGTTCCGTTCATCAGCTTCGCCGTCCTGCCGCTGGGCATGGCTTCCGTCGTGCTGGGAGCGGCATGGCTGCCGCTTGGCGCCGTGCCGGCGACATTGGCTTCCTACGGCAACCGGATCACCTTTGGAATCGTCGAATACCTGAACCGTGCCGAATCTCTGAAAACGGTATGGCCGCAGCCGTCCCTCATATGGGTTGCCGCCGCGTACATATTGATCGGGTTGACGGTTTGGCGAATGCGTGTGCGGGAGGCTGTCCGGCGAGAGCCTGAGACTTTTAGCGGGGCTGAGGAAGATTCGACGGTTCCCCTGGAAGATCCGACGCTTCTTATAGAAGACGAGGAGATTTCCGCTCCACCCCGTTGGCGGCGCGTGGCGGCTGGGGGTGCCGTCTTGCTCGTATGGGCGGGATGGCTGATATGGGGGTACCAGCCGTGGTTTCTCGACCGGAATGCCTACGTGGAGTTTCTGGACGTGGGACAGGGGGACGGGATTTTGGTCAGAACCGGCGCCGGACGGCATTTGCTCATCGACGCGGGAGGCACGGTTGTGTTCCGCAAGCCCGGAGACGAATGGAGGGAGAAGCGGGATCCGTACGAAGTGGGCCGTAAGCTGCTCGTTCCGCTGCTGAAGCAGCGCGGGGTGAGGACGCTGGACGCGCTCGTGCTGACGCATCTCGACGCGGACCATATCGGAGGGGCGGAAGCGGTCTTGCGGGAAGTGCCCGTCCGGGCGCTCATTTGGAACGGGACTTGGAAAAAGAACGCGGGCACGGAACGGCTGTTCCGCGAGGCCGAGCGGCGGGGAATCCCGGTTTACGCGGCCCGCGCCGGCATGGAGTGGACGCTCGATGAGTCCGCCTCTTTGAATGTGCTGTTTCCTTCGCCTTCTGCCTCGGCTGCAGGGGATGCCGTTCCGGCCGCTTTGCCCCTTCTCGACAAACAAAACGAAAACAGCGTCGTGCTGATGCTGAACTTGTACGGCAGAAGATTTCTGCTCACGGGGGATGTCGAAGCGCCGGGAGAAGCCGCGATTTTACGAGGGGAATCATCCGGCAATCCCAACCCCTTGGCTCCCGTTGACGTCATGAAAGCCGGGCACCATGGAAGCAAGACTTCCACGACGCCGGAGTGGGTAGCCAGGTGGAAGCCGGCGGAAACCGTCATCTCTGTCGGCCGAAAAAACCTGTACGGCCACCCGAACGCCGATGTCATCGCCCGATTGTCGGCTTCGGGTTCCGCCTTGTTTCGCACGGACAGGAACGGCGAAATCCGTTACCGCGTAACGCCGGGCGGCGTTCTTTGGCGTCAGGTGAAGAGGGTGTCGGCAGAAACCAACATACGGCAAGGGACATAG
- a CDS encoding RNA polymerase sigma factor, translated as MVEPALIKAAQAGDREALVSLLREIEHQVYRTAYYLLNHEQDALDAAQEALIRIYTKIGSYEEKAQFKTWVQRIVTNICIDKFRRKRPSVSIDEHELVFHSADDVEGEVLSAYAAEEIREAIGKLPDHHRSVVVLRYLQDFSYNEIADSLGLPLNTVKSYLFRARQQLQVLLHDYQKGGVRG; from the coding sequence GTGGTGGAGCCGGCGCTGATTAAGGCCGCGCAAGCGGGCGACCGGGAGGCACTCGTTTCGCTGCTCCGCGAGATCGAGCACCAAGTTTACCGAACGGCTTATTATTTGCTCAACCACGAGCAGGATGCGCTGGACGCGGCGCAAGAGGCTCTGATTCGGATTTACACGAAAATCGGATCCTACGAGGAGAAAGCCCAATTTAAAACTTGGGTGCAGCGGATCGTGACGAACATTTGCATAGACAAGTTCCGCCGCAAACGGCCGTCCGTGTCGATTGACGAGCACGAGCTGGTTTTCCATTCCGCGGATGACGTGGAAGGAGAAGTGCTGTCGGCATACGCGGCCGAAGAAATCCGAGAGGCCATCGGCAAGCTGCCCGACCACCATCGGTCCGTCGTCGTTCTCCGGTATCTTCAAGACTTTTCCTATAATGAAATCGCCGATTCGTTGGGTCTTCCGCTCAATACGGTGAAATCCTATTTATTCCGGGCCCGGCAGCAATTGCAGGTTCTGCTTCATGATTATCAGAAAGGGGGTGTCCGCGGATGA
- a CDS encoding anti-sigma factor family protein, with product MNCEEVMELMQRHVDEDLNEQETSLLLDHVGHCPDCAAMLERLVSLSKGLEQLPRVVPPYSLVDAILPQLGQWDAAAAESAPLAPRGRRTPRVRSAWIARISGVVAVGVVVGLLLVNGPFSGKMGSSQQDAAFAPKSAAGSEAAKDVTSDALAIGGTDQSAPAAQASPAASAEPRLFNKELATGAGKSEPTEGGKAGADGPESAPEVSATSDQIASASSSPANGNVNKGLTANPTDTPSEPPVISMGIAPAAKEESVSPDGRLKAVVTMEGSLKLFNAADGTPVYEPAPDQGKRSGLVWSEDSKVLYYDLTDADGTTTPMYLQISDWKETAR from the coding sequence ATGAACTGCGAAGAGGTGATGGAACTGATGCAGCGTCATGTCGATGAAGACCTGAACGAGCAGGAAACGTCTCTCCTGCTGGATCATGTCGGACATTGCCCGGATTGCGCAGCCATGCTGGAGCGGCTGGTCTCGCTGTCGAAAGGCTTGGAACAGCTGCCCCGAGTCGTACCTCCGTACAGTCTGGTGGACGCCATATTGCCCCAGCTCGGCCAATGGGACGCCGCAGCCGCGGAATCCGCGCCGCTTGCGCCGAGAGGACGGCGGACGCCTCGGGTTCGCAGCGCCTGGATCGCCAGAATATCCGGCGTCGTCGCCGTTGGCGTCGTCGTCGGCCTGTTGCTCGTGAACGGGCCGTTCTCCGGAAAGATGGGCAGCAGCCAGCAAGATGCGGCGTTCGCGCCGAAATCCGCCGCGGGTTCCGAAGCGGCAAAAGACGTGACGTCGGACGCGCTGGCTATTGGCGGAACGGATCAATCGGCGCCGGCAGCTCAGGCTTCGCCTGCGGCTTCCGCGGAGCCGCGTCTGTTCAATAAAGAGCTGGCGACGGGAGCCGGTAAGTCGGAGCCCACGGAAGGCGGGAAGGCCGGGGCTGACGGACCGGAGTCGGCTCCGGAGGTATCGGCGACTTCCGATCAAATTGCGTCTGCTAGCTCTTCTCCCGCGAACGGCAACGTGAATAAAGGGTTAACGGCGAATCCGACCGACACGCCGTCCGAGCCGCCCGTCATCTCGATGGGAATCGCGCCGGCAGCGAAGGAAGAATCCGTCTCCCCCGATGGCCGTTTGAAAGCCGTCGTCACGATGGAAGGCTCGCTGAAGCTTTTCAACGCCGCGGACGGCACGCCGGTTTACGAACCCGCACCCGACCAGGGCAAACGAAGCGGCTTGGTGTGGAGCGAGGACAGCAAGGTCCTTTACTACGATTTAACCGACGCCGACGGCACAACGACACCGATGTATTTGCAAATTTCGGATTGGAAAGAAACGGCGCGTTGA
- the holA gene encoding DNA polymerase III subunit delta, protein MESRQAFRELREGKTRPFYVCYGTETYLMNEFAERLTERLTEPEHRDMAIVRFDTAETPLDAVIDEAETLPFLVPHKIVLVRDSVLFASGKESAKIEHRPERLAAYLAQPLETTVLVFIVPHEKLDERKKLVKSAKAADAAVNFAPMSAEDLLQWVARRAEKQGRKMASEAVEELLRRAGTDMHVLAAETDKLCLHAGEGGTVTAVSVAELVPAASEQNVFKLTEELAALRTDKVIALYHDLLKQREEPIKLMALLVRQFRNMLFVKELGGQGYSPQQMAGQLGLHPYAVKITSEQARKFSSERLAKLLSELADLDFAMKTGQVDKSLGLELFLLRTASAGAG, encoded by the coding sequence ATGGAATCAAGACAAGCGTTTCGCGAGCTGAGGGAAGGCAAAACCCGTCCTTTTTACGTCTGTTACGGCACGGAGACCTATTTAATGAACGAGTTCGCCGAGCGCCTGACTGAGCGGTTGACCGAGCCCGAACACCGGGACATGGCGATCGTCCGTTTCGACACGGCCGAGACGCCGCTGGACGCGGTCATCGACGAGGCGGAGACGCTTCCTTTTTTGGTGCCTCATAAAATCGTGCTCGTCCGGGACAGCGTCCTGTTCGCATCGGGCAAAGAATCGGCGAAAATCGAACACCGTCCGGAAAGGCTGGCCGCTTATTTGGCGCAGCCGCTCGAAACGACGGTTCTCGTGTTTATTGTGCCGCACGAGAAGCTCGATGAACGGAAGAAGCTCGTAAAATCGGCGAAAGCGGCCGATGCAGCGGTGAATTTCGCTCCGATGTCCGCGGAAGATCTGCTGCAATGGGTCGCCAGAAGGGCGGAGAAGCAAGGCCGGAAGATGGCCTCCGAAGCCGTCGAGGAGTTGCTGCGGAGAGCCGGCACGGACATGCACGTGCTGGCCGCGGAAACGGATAAATTGTGCCTCCATGCGGGCGAGGGCGGAACCGTGACGGCCGTTTCCGTCGCCGAACTGGTCCCCGCTGCTTCCGAGCAGAACGTGTTCAAGCTGACGGAAGAGCTGGCCGCGCTGCGGACCGATAAGGTGATCGCGCTGTATCACGATTTGCTGAAGCAGCGGGAGGAGCCGATCAAGCTGATGGCGCTGCTCGTGCGGCAGTTCCGCAACATGCTTTTCGTCAAAGAACTGGGCGGGCAAGGCTATTCGCCGCAGCAGATGGCCGGCCAGCTGGGCCTTCACCCGTACGCGGTCAAGATCACGTCCGAGCAAGCGCGGAAATTCAGTTCGGAACGGCTGGCCAAGCTGTTGTCCGAACTGGCCGATCTGGATTTCGCGATGAAGACGGGGCAGGTAGACAAATCGCTCGGCCTGGAGCTGTTCCTGCTCCGCACGGCATCCGCGGGTGCCGGCTGA
- the rpsT gene encoding 30S ribosomal protein S20, which produces MPNIKSAIKRTKTSEKRRLRNASQKSALRTAVKQADAAVAGTDVNVAKDALVLAQKKLDKAVTKGLIHKNAAARKKSRLAKKLNALSAQG; this is translated from the coding sequence ATGCCGAACATTAAATCCGCCATCAAACGGACCAAAACGAGCGAAAAACGCCGCCTGCGCAACGCTTCGCAAAAATCCGCCCTTCGTACGGCCGTTAAGCAAGCAGACGCTGCTGTCGCCGGCACGGACGTAAATGTGGCGAAAGACGCGCTGGTACTGGCTCAGAAGAAATTGGATAAAGCGGTGACCAAAGGCCTCATTCACAAAAATGCAGCTGCCCGCAAAAAGTCCCGCCTTGCCAAGAAGCTGAACGCACTGTCCGCACAAGGCTAA
- the gpr gene encoding GPR endopeptidase, protein MTIDLSKYQVRTDLALEAQEMAALGSQIPGVWNESTNDGGILVTRMHIQTDEGARRIGKMPGHYVTIEVPELRKGDTELQDRVATSFAREFEAFLTRVGVQPNGSVLIAGLGNWNVTPDALGPLVVENVMVTRHYFELMPGDVSPGYRPVSAIAPGVMGTTGIESSDIISGIVEKSKPDLIIAVDALAAKSLDRVNTTIQIADTGIHPGSGIGNKRRGLTREILGVPVIAIGVPTVVYASTIVSNTMDMVFEHMKRQTSNTQPLFGVFGTMQEQERLQLVREVLQPLGHDLLVTPKEIDMFMEDIANIIASGLNAALHEAVDTHNVAAYTH, encoded by the coding sequence ATGACCATCGATTTGAGCAAGTATCAAGTTCGGACCGATCTGGCCCTGGAGGCTCAGGAAATGGCGGCGCTCGGCAGCCAAATCCCGGGCGTATGGAACGAGTCGACGAACGACGGTGGGATCTTGGTCACGCGCATGCACATCCAGACGGACGAAGGCGCGCGGAGGATCGGCAAAATGCCGGGGCACTACGTGACGATCGAGGTTCCCGAGCTTCGCAAAGGCGATACCGAATTGCAGGACCGGGTGGCGACGTCGTTCGCCCGTGAATTCGAGGCGTTTCTGACCCGAGTCGGCGTGCAACCGAACGGGAGCGTGCTCATCGCGGGACTCGGCAACTGGAACGTGACGCCGGACGCGCTCGGTCCTCTGGTCGTGGAAAACGTCATGGTGACCCGCCACTATTTCGAGTTGATGCCAGGAGACGTTTCTCCGGGATACCGTCCCGTCAGCGCCATAGCGCCTGGAGTGATGGGCACGACGGGGATCGAGTCGAGCGACATCATTTCGGGCATCGTAGAGAAGTCTAAACCCGATCTCATCATCGCCGTCGACGCCCTGGCCGCCAAATCGCTCGACCGCGTGAACACGACGATCCAAATCGCGGATACCGGCATCCACCCCGGCTCCGGCATCGGCAACAAAAGGCGCGGGCTCACGCGGGAGATACTTGGCGTGCCCGTCATCGCCATCGGCGTTCCCACAGTCGTCTATGCCTCCACGATCGTGAGCAATACGATGGACATGGTGTTCGAGCACATGAAGCGGCAAACCAGCAATACCCAGCCGTTGTTCGGCGTGTTCGGCACGATGCAGGAACAGGAAAGGCTCCAGCTCGTACGCGAGGTGCTGCAGCCGCTCGGCCACGACCTGCTCGTGACGCCGAAGGAAATCGACATGTTCATGGAAGACATCGCGAACATCATCGCCAGCGGCCTGAACGCCGCACTCCACGAAGCCGTCGACACGCACAACGTAGCCGCCTATACGCACTAA
- the spoIIP gene encoding stage II sporulation protein P: protein MKRTVVRNSWHHVQHRFRKLLATGRAYFILSLCSMVVFIMLGLAGMLQNTFAVSPSQSMKGFAASVPGRFFESLLGFELPHMPAGDEPSPFQAGKLAAFLVRFLTDLNPDDPKSLLALEMPGMVPDQSVLLRPGSGGGDDAPEDHGPLETDAGQEAADPPVGSPDDAAPSNTPDPANQPPASTPSDSGEASAPSDSSDNPPPQRSTGENKVVFIYHSHNRESWLPELQNGSKDPTDSKINVTLVGKRLAQQLEAKGVGAAHSSKDYASSIKSYNWNYSYKYSLQTVKQALAGNKNLKFFFDIHRDSQPRSKTTTTIRGTDYAQVFFIIGHRNPNWKQNEEFASRIQERLEKDYPGLSRGIWGKTAATGNGEYNQSVSPDSVLIEIGGKDNTLKECYRTADALAEVIADLYWENQDAVKVNGNPPAEGVGND, encoded by the coding sequence ATGAAACGTACCGTCGTCCGGAACTCCTGGCACCACGTGCAGCACCGTTTCCGGAAACTCCTTGCCACCGGCCGCGCTTATTTTATCCTCAGCCTGTGCTCCATGGTCGTTTTCATCATGCTCGGGCTGGCCGGGATGCTTCAGAACACGTTCGCCGTTTCTCCCAGCCAATCGATGAAAGGCTTCGCCGCCTCCGTGCCCGGGCGTTTCTTCGAATCGCTGCTCGGCTTCGAGCTGCCCCACATGCCGGCCGGCGATGAGCCGTCGCCTTTTCAAGCGGGAAAACTAGCCGCTTTCCTCGTCCGTTTCCTTACCGATTTGAACCCGGACGACCCCAAAAGCCTGCTGGCGCTCGAAATGCCCGGCATGGTCCCGGACCAGTCGGTGCTGCTCCGGCCCGGTTCGGGCGGAGGCGACGATGCGCCGGAAGACCACGGGCCGCTGGAGACGGACGCCGGCCAAGAGGCCGCCGATCCGCCTGTCGGCAGTCCAGACGACGCAGCGCCATCCAACACCCCGGATCCGGCGAATCAACCGCCGGCTTCAACTCCGTCCGATTCCGGTGAGGCATCCGCCCCGTCCGATTCGTCGGACAACCCCCCTCCGCAACGGAGTACCGGAGAGAACAAAGTCGTGTTCATCTACCACAGCCACAACCGGGAATCCTGGCTGCCGGAGCTGCAAAACGGCTCCAAAGATCCGACCGACTCCAAAATCAACGTGACTCTCGTCGGCAAAAGGCTGGCCCAACAGCTCGAAGCCAAGGGAGTCGGAGCGGCCCATTCGTCGAAGGATTACGCGTCTTCCATCAAGTCGTATAACTGGAATTACTCGTATAAGTACTCTCTTCAGACCGTCAAACAGGCGCTGGCCGGCAACAAAAACCTCAAGTTCTTTTTCGATATCCACCGCGACTCCCAGCCCCGAAGCAAAACGACAACGACGATACGGGGAACGGATTACGCCCAGGTCTTCTTCATCATCGGGCACCGGAACCCGAACTGGAAGCAAAACGAGGAATTCGCGAGCCGGATTCAAGAGAGACTGGAGAAGGACTATCCCGGCTTGTCCCGCGGCATTTGGGGGAAAACCGCCGCGACCGGAAACGGGGAGTATAACCAATCCGTTTCTCCCGACAGCGTGCTGATCGAGATCGGCGGCAAAGACAATACGCTGAAGGAATGCTACCGGACGGCCGACGCGCTGGCGGAAGTGATCGCGGATCTGTATTGGGAAAACCAGGACGCCGTGAAAGTGAACGGAAACCCGCCTGCCGAAGGCGTGGGGAACGACTGA